The following are encoded together in the Acipenser ruthenus chromosome 24, fAciRut3.2 maternal haplotype, whole genome shotgun sequence genome:
- the LOC117398716 gene encoding growth arrest-specific protein 1-like, producing MITLCGALALFGWLLVTLDAQYICWQALLRCQQEKDCELAYNQYLTACDGYLKGNRRQCPSHCISALVRLNQTRNGPDLESCDCGQDAQCRRAKRAIEPCLPRRYPGDASGIGCTEARQRCEEEPDCHPMLTAYLSNCGQLFNGRKCTIKCKTTIQQMLFIPNGVLLNRCVCDGVERPFCEVVKENMGKLCFGDQGFSTMDPDAEDLYEDEDYELRPDREEVESDTVYSNHPPFLGAVGLQIGLILAWGLFC from the coding sequence ATGATAACTCTGTGCGGCGCCCTGGCGCTTTTCGGATGGCTGCTGGTGACTCTCGATGCCCAGTATATTTGCTGGCAAGCTCTGCTCAGGTGCCAACAGGAGAAAGACTGCGAACTGGCGTACAATCAATACCTAACAGCCTGTGATGGTTACTTGAAAGGCAACAGAAGACAATGCCCCAGCCACTGCATCAGCGCCCTGGTCAGACTGAACCAGACCCGGAATGGCCCGGACCTGGAGAGCTGTGACTGCGGTCAGGACGCGCAGTGCAGGAGGGCCAAGCGAGCCATTGAGCCCTGTCTGCCCCGCAGGTATCCTGGGGACGCGTCTGGTATTGGGTGCACCGAAGCCCGCCAACGCTGCGAGGAAGAGCCTGACTGCCACCCCATGCTTACAGCCTACCTCTCCAACTGTGGGCAGCTGTTCAACGGCAGAAAATGCACCATAAAGTGCAAGACCACTATTCAGCAGATGCTATTCATTCCAAACGGGGTGCTCCTCAACCGCTGCGTCTGTGACGGGGTGGAGAGACCCTTCTGTGAGGTGGTCAAGGAAAACATGGGGAAGCTGTGCTTTGGGGACCAGGGCTTCTCCACCATGGACCCAGACGCCGAGGACTTGTATGAAGACGAAGATTACGAGCTGAGGCCCGACAGGGAGGAGGTAGAGTCGGATACGGTGTACTCCAATCACCCGCCGTTCCTCGGCGCAGTGGGGCTGCAGATCGGGCTGATACTGGCTTGGGGGTTATTTTGCTGA